The Elusimicrobiales bacterium genome has a segment encoding these proteins:
- a CDS encoding protein kinase yields the protein MMRVIAPVKPLLKSGRALALMAGALLYSCSAFAAQEAPFKTLSGHAGGVWAVAFSSDGKYLASAGQDSAVIIWDAASFSQLKALRRHTKPVTSLSFSPNGKYLASAARDNSVVIWRTDIMDAAVTVKAHTKSVLAAAFSPDGKYLASAGMDGTVRVFRSIIFRPVNVITETAKPFCIAFSPDSQLLAAGGEDGALRLYDGRTFKLVKSAAAQPDYVWAAAFSPDGKYLATAGRDGSVRVWAMPDLTLAASMPGDGKPVAALAFSPDGKYLASAGEGKIVTLWLAGDFKPALTLPGHEAAVGALAFSPDGRYLVSGGEDKTVRVWQVPTPAQLAHQPPAPAAAAPQPKKTEEPDPSRKNIDEGNRLLTFSALELKSNSAAREQFRQALSIKESAEARDGFNRADRMVRKGYTLAGEAAGGLLLALGAAIFALLRRRKKAAPDKAASGDKIQKLLASGKAGAALKAWREYAASGGDPAEIAEETLFGLFDKNSVWDSLEKDALPAKYCCAFSRKLLAAGNMGAAWLMFSKFRAGYSEPYIPALISEEETLKLYASSPSPAAIDKEPISPAGAAAYGAQLAAYGKKDDAAAVLLRKQVLCADIPAEAAKGAVSTLVALGKEGELLKLLESEKCAQAVYSAAASAFASSGKNENTAKVLEFLSGKHGALAQGDAETLVAACKTLDSLDNIRLELIPPAARAELAQALFDADKPAAALKALSSGGRGTWGDSEYALCVQLYSKLDMYDLAEEMATSLPPEKDAGVLPEFYYSLAEYAERQGKPLRALEIYKQFAAKGLDFKDVVTRYPALRDKLAEQGIRLTRPPVREEAALPEAAAPPQPAAEAKPEAAPRSGKKRNADEDTRRVALLKGGKMELIKEIGRGGMGIVYSVFDKTLNRKAALKRMREELYISGKESDKFLNEARMAAQLSHPNIVVVYEIIEHEEMAYILFEYIDGQSLQQVLESSPSGMRYNEALRIVEQVCNGLSYAHNHNVIHRDLKPSNIMLAKDGLVKITDFGIARTAKDTIMRLTGASTGTLAYMSPEQELGSCDVRSDIYSLGVMMYEMLTGDLPFRGPNFYLQKEKMVFSPPSEIAPELPRDIDAVIAKCLDADRSKRYGSVDELLRELVGRL from the coding sequence ATGATGCGTGTAATCGCGCCGGTCAAACCGCTGCTGAAATCCGGCAGGGCTCTCGCCCTGATGGCGGGGGCGCTTTTGTATTCCTGTTCCGCGTTCGCCGCGCAGGAAGCGCCTTTCAAAACCCTTTCCGGCCATGCCGGCGGGGTCTGGGCCGTCGCTTTCTCCAGCGACGGGAAATATCTGGCCTCCGCCGGACAGGACAGCGCTGTCATCATCTGGGACGCGGCGTCTTTTTCGCAGTTGAAGGCCCTGCGCAGGCACACAAAACCGGTTACCTCCCTGTCTTTTTCGCCCAACGGGAAATATCTGGCTTCCGCCGCGCGGGACAACAGCGTCGTCATCTGGCGCACCGATATAATGGATGCCGCCGTTACGGTAAAGGCGCATACCAAGTCTGTTCTGGCGGCGGCTTTCTCGCCGGACGGGAAATATCTGGCCTCCGCCGGAATGGACGGGACCGTGCGCGTTTTCCGCAGCATAATTTTCAGGCCTGTGAACGTTATTACCGAGACGGCAAAGCCGTTCTGCATCGCCTTCTCCCCGGATTCGCAGCTGCTGGCCGCAGGCGGCGAGGACGGCGCGCTGCGCCTCTACGACGGGCGCACATTCAAACTGGTCAAGTCCGCCGCCGCGCAGCCGGATTATGTGTGGGCCGCGGCGTTTTCTCCGGACGGGAAATACCTGGCCACCGCGGGCAGGGACGGCTCCGTCAGGGTCTGGGCGATGCCGGATTTGACTCTTGCCGCCTCCATGCCCGGGGACGGCAAACCAGTCGCCGCGCTGGCGTTTTCGCCCGACGGGAAATATCTGGCCTCTGCCGGGGAGGGTAAAATCGTAACCCTCTGGCTGGCGGGGGATTTCAAGCCCGCGCTTACATTGCCCGGTCATGAAGCCGCCGTGGGCGCGCTGGCATTCTCGCCGGACGGCAGATACCTCGTCTCCGGCGGGGAGGACAAGACGGTGCGCGTCTGGCAGGTTCCAACGCCGGCACAGCTGGCGCATCAGCCTCCCGCCCCGGCTGCCGCCGCGCCTCAGCCGAAAAAAACCGAGGAGCCGGACCCCTCCCGCAAAAACATAGACGAGGGAAACCGGCTGCTGACTTTTTCCGCGCTGGAGCTTAAATCCAATTCCGCCGCGCGCGAGCAGTTCCGCCAGGCCCTTTCCATAAAGGAAAGCGCCGAGGCGCGCGACGGTTTCAACCGCGCCGACAGAATGGTGCGCAAGGGCTACACTTTGGCGGGCGAGGCTGCGGGAGGCCTGCTTCTGGCGCTGGGGGCCGCGATTTTCGCGCTGCTGCGGCGCAGGAAAAAGGCCGCGCCGGATAAAGCCGCCTCCGGCGATAAAATTCAGAAGCTGCTTGCTTCAGGCAAGGCCGGGGCCGCATTGAAGGCCTGGCGGGAATATGCCGCCTCCGGCGGCGACCCGGCCGAAATAGCGGAGGAAACGCTGTTCGGGCTTTTTGACAAAAATTCCGTTTGGGATTCGCTTGAGAAAGACGCGCTTCCGGCGAAGTATTGCTGCGCTTTCTCCAGAAAACTGCTTGCCGCCGGCAATATGGGCGCGGCGTGGCTGATGTTTTCCAAATTCAGGGCTGGCTATTCGGAACCGTATATCCCGGCCCTTATAAGCGAGGAAGAGACGCTCAAACTATACGCCTCCTCCCCTTCACCCGCCGCCATAGACAAGGAACCCATATCTCCCGCCGGCGCGGCGGCCTACGGCGCGCAGCTTGCCGCATACGGCAAAAAAGACGATGCCGCCGCCGTTTTGCTGCGAAAACAGGTTTTGTGCGCCGATATTCCGGCGGAGGCTGCAAAGGGCGCGGTTTCGACGCTGGTGGCGCTGGGCAAAGAAGGCGAGCTGCTGAAATTGCTGGAATCCGAAAAATGCGCGCAGGCGGTTTATTCCGCGGCGGCCTCGGCGTTTGCTTCCTCCGGCAAAAATGAAAATACGGCAAAGGTTCTGGAATTTCTGTCCGGCAAGCACGGCGCGCTGGCGCAGGGCGATGCTGAAACCCTTGTTGCCGCATGCAAGACGCTGGACAGTCTGGATAATATCCGCCTGGAGCTTATCCCCCCCGCCGCGCGGGCCGAACTGGCGCAGGCTCTCTTTGACGCGGACAAGCCCGCCGCCGCTTTGAAGGCGCTTTCCTCCGGCGGGCGCGGAACATGGGGCGACAGCGAATACGCGCTGTGCGTGCAGCTTTATTCCAAACTGGATATGTATGATTTGGCCGAGGAAATGGCCACCTCGCTTCCTCCCGAAAAAGACGCCGGCGTTTTGCCTGAATTTTACTACAGCCTTGCCGAATATGCCGAGCGGCAGGGCAAGCCGCTGCGCGCGCTGGAGATATACAAGCAGTTCGCCGCAAAAGGATTGGATTTCAAGGATGTCGTAACCCGCTATCCCGCGCTGCGCGACAAGCTGGCCGAGCAGGGCATACGTTTAACCAGGCCGCCCGTTCGGGAGGAGGCCGCCCTTCCGGAGGCCGCCGCCCCGCCGCAGCCAGCCGCAGAGGCAAAGCCGGAAGCCGCCCCGCGTTCCGGCAAAAAACGCAACGCGGACGAGGACACCCGCCGCGTCGCCCTGCTAAAGGGCGGCAAGATGGAGCTTATAAAGGAAATAGGCCGGGGCGGCATGGGCATAGTCTACAGCGTGTTTGACAAGACGCTTAACCGCAAGGCCGCGCTGAAACGGATGAGGGAGGAGCTTTACATCTCCGGCAAGGAATCCGACAAGTTTCTCAACGAAGCGCGCATGGCCGCACAGCTAAGCCACCCGAACATAGTGGTGGTCTACGAAATTATAGAGCATGAGGAGATGGCCTATATCCTCTTTGAGTACATAGACGGCCAGTCGCTTCAGCAGGTGCTGGAGAGTTCGCCTTCCGGGATGCGCTATAACGAGGCGCTGCGCATAGTGGAGCAGGTGTGCAACGGCCTTTCCTACGCGCACAATCACAACGTGATACACCGCGACCTCAAACCCTCCAACATAATGCTGGCAAAAGACGGACTGGTCAAGATAACCGATTTCGGCATAGCCCGCACCGCCAAGGACACTATCATGCGGCTTACCGGCGCCTCCACGGGCACGCTGGCCTACATGTCGCCGGAACAGGAACTTGGCTCCTGCGATGTGCGCTCCGACATATACAGCCTCGGCGTGATGATGTACGAGATGCTCACCGGCGACCTGCCTTTCCGCGGCCCCAATTTCTATCTGCAGAAGGAAAAGATGGTTTTCTCGCCGCCGTCGGAAATAGCGCCGGAGCTGCCGCGCGACATAGACGCCGTCATCGCCAAATGCCTGGATGCGGACCGCAGCAAGCGCTACGGCTCCGTTGACGAGCTGTTGCGCGAGCTTGTCGGCAGGCTTTGA